In Virgibacillus sp. NKC19-16, a single genomic region encodes these proteins:
- a CDS encoding four-helix bundle copper-binding protein, with amino-acid sequence MAHEQHQQLLQTLHECMTECNHCYDACLKEDDIKMMAECIRLDRECADICAYLEQAISRGTPFVSELASVCATICEACGDECKKHNHDHCQKCADACYRCADACRSIA; translated from the coding sequence ATGGCACATGAACAGCATCAACAACTATTACAAACTTTACATGAATGTATGACAGAGTGTAATCACTGTTATGATGCATGCTTAAAAGAGGACGATATTAAAATGATGGCCGAGTGCATTCGATTAGATAGAGAATGTGCTGATATTTGTGCTTATTTAGAACAAGCAATCTCAAGAGGTACACCCTTTGTTTCTGAATTAGCTTCTGTATGTGCTACTATTTGCGAGGCTTGTGGGGATGAATGTAAAAAACATAATCATGATCACTGTCAAAAATGTGCGGATGCTTGCTATAGATGTGCAGACGCTTGCAGAAGTATCGCTTAA
- a CDS encoding YdhK family protein: MKNKKLLIGTVLFISAILLAACGGGNEDTSQDQNEETNQEENQENVNMESGSDENTESESGSDENMDHSGMNHSSSGEVPDTLETAADPSYEVESQAIIESDHMEGMQGAEATIDGAYNTTVYTVSYTPTNGGEPVEDHKWVIHEELENPGEAPLEPGTEVTLDASHMEGMDGATAEIDSAEETTVYMVSFTPTNGGEEVSNHKWVTESELSPVE, translated from the coding sequence GTGAAAAATAAAAAATTACTGATTGGGACTGTTCTATTCATCTCTGCAATTCTTCTCGCAGCATGCGGTGGAGGTAATGAAGACACAAGTCAAGACCAAAACGAAGAAACAAACCAGGAAGAGAACCAAGAAAATGTAAATATGGAATCAGGCAGTGACGAAAATACGGAGTCAGAATCCGGTTCTGATGAAAACATGGATCATTCCGGCATGAATCACTCCAGCTCCGGCGAAGTCCCTGATACCCTGGAAACAGCTGCTGATCCATCCTATGAAGTCGAAAGCCAAGCAATCATTGAATCCGACCATATGGAAGGAATGCAAGGTGCTGAAGCAACAATCGATGGGGCTTATAATACTACAGTATATACTGTTTCCTATACGCCAACGAATGGCGGGGAGCCAGTAGAAGACCACAAATGGGTTATCCATGAAGAACTTGAGAACCCCGGAGAGGCTCCATTAGAACCAGGTACAGAAGTTACCCTTGATGCCTCACATATGGAAGGCATGGATGGTGCAACTGCTGAAATCGACTCAGCTGAGGAAACCACTGTTTATATGGTTAGCTTCACTCCAACCAATGGCGGAGAAGAAGTGTCAAACCATAAATGGGTAACAGAAAGTGAACTATCACCAGTAGAATAG
- a CDS encoding cupredoxin domain-containing protein, producing the protein MTLSLYVTFMGIFMLSTVIIWKTILHRNKITVMAGMMIAMALGMSAGLTIGVIAGIILSGNLFYSTVFAMVLGVIFGFLAGMPISLMAVLDGTLAGIMGGMMGAMLGEMIAPEFQDALIRIMFVLFIATILILFQMMHQEFIKTKGWLSHPVIMIFGFALFITVYNQMGPLTSTSPFQNNNENMNTKNLVIQADEFSFSPNQVDLTAGETIKVTLDNIGEVEHDLEVIGMEAEVEEMSSSHDHHQEDSQIHVHSNPGEEQEVSFTPLNPGKYRYICTIPGHAESGMSGMIEIVS; encoded by the coding sequence ATGACGCTTTCGTTATATGTAACTTTCATGGGCATTTTCATGTTATCAACAGTTATAATATGGAAAACTATATTACATAGAAATAAAATTACAGTTATGGCTGGGATGATGATTGCAATGGCACTTGGAATGAGCGCTGGATTAACGATAGGTGTAATTGCAGGAATTATATTATCAGGAAATTTATTTTACTCTACAGTGTTCGCTATGGTATTAGGGGTTATTTTTGGCTTCTTAGCTGGGATGCCAATTAGCCTGATGGCTGTACTGGATGGAACCCTAGCAGGAATCATGGGTGGAATGATGGGTGCAATGCTTGGGGAAATGATAGCTCCTGAATTTCAGGATGCATTAATAAGAATAATGTTTGTATTATTCATTGCAACGATACTTATTCTTTTTCAAATGATGCATCAGGAGTTTATTAAAACCAAAGGATGGTTGAGTCATCCTGTTATCATGATCTTTGGGTTTGCGCTTTTTATCACAGTGTATAATCAAATGGGTCCACTTACTTCCACTTCACCATTTCAGAATAACAACGAAAATATGAACACTAAAAACCTGGTAATCCAAGCTGATGAATTCTCTTTCTCACCAAATCAAGTAGATTTAACTGCCGGGGAAACAATAAAGGTAACACTTGATAACATTGGTGAAGTAGAGCATGATTTAGAAGTTATAGGAATGGAAGCAGAAGTTGAGGAAATGTCTTCTTCACATGATCACCATCAAGAGGATAGTCAAATTCATGTTCACAGTAATCCGGGGGAAGAACAGGAAGTTTCATTTACTCCACTCAATCCAGGTAAATACCGTTATATATGTACAATTCCGGGGCACGCAGAATCAGGGATGAGTGGAATGATAGAGATAGTTTCATAG
- a CDS encoding class I SAM-dependent methyltransferase translates to MGKWFPSIYDLLMRPLEQTKFKKIRKTLVSQAVGRVLEVGSGTGVNFPHYLDATRVDAIEPNPLMKERALKRTERARIPIQTYLVKAEKLPFADNTFDSVVATLVFCTIPEPMKALQEIQRVSKPNAKILFFEHVRLDQASLGKTQDILTPLWKKICDGCHLNRDTLELIKQSNLSVLKVDSYFNGIFLSIKCLNE, encoded by the coding sequence ATGGGAAAATGGTTTCCATCTATTTATGATTTGTTAATGAGACCGCTTGAACAAACTAAGTTTAAGAAAATACGTAAAACATTGGTAAGTCAGGCAGTAGGAAGGGTGCTGGAGGTTGGTTCAGGTACAGGAGTGAACTTTCCTCACTATCTGGATGCAACACGGGTAGATGCAATTGAACCGAACCCTTTGATGAAGGAACGAGCACTTAAAAGGACGGAGAGAGCACGTATCCCTATTCAAACCTATCTGGTCAAAGCGGAAAAGCTTCCGTTTGCGGATAATACATTTGATTCAGTTGTAGCCACGCTTGTTTTTTGTACCATTCCAGAACCGATGAAGGCTCTTCAAGAAATTCAACGAGTTAGTAAACCTAATGCGAAAATTTTATTCTTTGAGCATGTAAGATTAGATCAAGCATCCTTAGGAAAAACACAGGATATATTAACACCGTTATGGAAAAAAATTTGTGACGGATGTCATTTGAACCGAGACACCTTAGAACTAATAAAACAGTCAAACTTGTCTGTTTTGAAAGTGGACTCCTATTTTAATGGGATCTTTTTGTCTATTAAATGTTTAAATGAATAA
- a CDS encoding CueP family metal-binding protein, protein MKKGILAVIGLLLILIVVACDDSTSNENEIKDIKETVHDYSVGNSDDVSASITSEELIVTDSNNKETTYGLPSDEFFVSIAPFIKTTHPCTNHSLTGCQGELVEKEFDVYIQDEDGNVIVDETMTSFANGFIDIWLPRDKTYQVKIEYDGKTAESEISTFEGDNTCITTMQLS, encoded by the coding sequence ATGAAAAAAGGCATACTTGCAGTGATTGGATTATTGCTCATCTTAATAGTGGTGGCTTGTGATGATAGTACTTCGAATGAAAATGAAATAAAAGATATAAAAGAAACGGTACATGATTATAGTGTTGGAAATTCTGATGATGTATCTGCTTCCATTACTTCAGAAGAACTTATTGTAACTGATAGTAATAATAAAGAAACTACCTATGGTCTTCCGTCGGATGAATTTTTTGTTTCGATTGCACCGTTTATTAAAACAACGCACCCTTGTACCAATCATAGCCTAACTGGTTGCCAAGGGGAACTGGTGGAGAAAGAATTCGATGTATATATTCAAGATGAAGATGGTAATGTGATAGTTGACGAAACCATGACATCATTTGCAAATGGATTCATCGATATATGGTTACCTCGTGATAAAACATATCAAGTTAAAATTGAATATGATGGAAAAACAGCGGAATCAGAAATATCTACTTTTGAAGGAGACAATACTTGTATAACAACAATGCAGTTATCTTAG
- a CDS encoding sensor histidine kinase: MFNKLSFKIGLLFFIFILVIESFLFLILYTNLANDRIEEVMDNLLARGNTHSDVLEDHFESPTLEHVGLMESASDYVVIITDATGNILINSDPIEEEMLDVMEHTDYEDMPNGGEIVEDRWTEKEYIVTDSPINIDGAHQGHVFMFAHTNTVKRIVDQLSDQFFVTGIITVLLTIITIFILSRFITLPLIKIKEATEHLSEGRNRIELSKERKDELGELANSITKLSQDLDRLRNERNEFLASISHELRTPLTYIKGYADIISRPDITDLDREEYIGIIREETEQLNVLIKNLFELAKMDQNQFDIKREKVVLGELIQSLADRIRPAYTEKNISFLVNCPNDTVAYVDSKRFQQVLLNVLDNARKHSHAGSQVKLEVSETNQYVKISITDNGEGIPKKDLPNIFDRLYRVEKSRSRKSGGTGLGLAIAKEIIESHGGSIEVQSELEKGTSVIIWLRRGSNE; encoded by the coding sequence ATGTTTAATAAACTATCTTTTAAAATTGGATTATTATTTTTCATTTTTATCTTAGTCATTGAGTCTTTTTTATTTTTAATACTATATACGAACTTGGCCAATGATCGAATCGAAGAAGTAATGGACAACTTATTAGCGCGTGGAAACACCCATAGTGATGTACTTGAAGATCATTTTGAAAGTCCAACATTAGAACATGTTGGACTAATGGAATCTGCCTCTGATTATGTAGTTATAATCACCGATGCAACCGGAAATATTCTTATTAATTCTGACCCTATTGAAGAAGAAATGCTGGATGTTATGGAGCATACTGATTATGAAGACATGCCAAATGGGGGAGAAATTGTTGAAGATCGATGGACCGAGAAGGAATATATTGTAACAGATAGTCCAATTAATATTGATGGAGCGCATCAAGGTCACGTCTTTATGTTTGCTCACACAAATACTGTTAAAAGAATTGTAGACCAATTAAGTGATCAGTTTTTCGTTACGGGCATCATTACGGTACTTCTAACAATTATTACGATTTTTATATTGTCTAGGTTTATTACACTTCCATTAATTAAAATAAAAGAAGCAACTGAACATTTGAGTGAAGGCAGAAATAGGATTGAGTTATCTAAGGAACGAAAAGATGAACTAGGAGAATTGGCAAATTCAATTACTAAACTATCGCAAGACTTGGATCGATTAAGAAATGAGAGAAATGAGTTTCTGGCAAGTATATCACATGAACTTAGAACACCATTAACCTATATAAAAGGATATGCAGATATAATTAGCCGCCCCGATATTACAGATTTAGATAGAGAAGAGTATATTGGTATTATTCGTGAAGAGACAGAACAATTGAATGTGCTAATTAAGAACTTATTTGAATTAGCAAAAATGGATCAAAATCAGTTTGATATCAAACGTGAGAAAGTTGTGTTGGGAGAGTTGATCCAATCGTTAGCAGATCGCATTAGACCAGCATACACAGAGAAAAACATATCATTTTTAGTCAACTGCCCTAATGATACAGTTGCATATGTCGATTCAAAACGATTTCAACAAGTTTTGCTAAATGTATTGGATAATGCGAGAAAACATTCGCATGCAGGTAGTCAGGTTAAATTAGAAGTAAGCGAAACGAATCAATATGTCAAAATTTCTATTACAGATAATGGAGAGGGTATTCCAAAGAAAGACCTTCCAAATATATTTGATCGTTTGTACAGAGTTGAAAAATCAAGGTCACGGAAAAGCGGTGGCACCGGGTTAGGATTAGCGATCGCTAAAGAAATTATAGAATCACATGGTGGATCGATAGAAGTGCAAAGTGAATTGGAAAAAGGCACAAGTGTTATTATATGGTTAAGGAGAGGTAGTAATGAATAA
- a CDS encoding response regulator transcription factor has translation MNKVLLIDDEKRMLDLLALYLKPHNYDCKKAFGAIEALTFIKEEVFDIVLLDIMMPEMNGWELCKEIRRITDVPIIMVTAREQKEDIVKGLKLGADDYITKPFNEEELVARMEALLRRRDKTNTIEIDGLLWDESRFELSYKNKPINLTPKEFLMIGHLMKNPNQVFEREKLIDLIWEFESETGGRTVDSHVRNIRDKIRQAGFPIDEYFVTVWGVGYKWIKSP, from the coding sequence ATGAATAAAGTGCTGTTAATTGATGATGAGAAGCGAATGTTAGACTTATTGGCTTTATATCTAAAACCTCACAATTATGATTGCAAGAAAGCATTTGGAGCAATTGAAGCCCTAACCTTTATAAAAGAAGAAGTTTTTGATATCGTTTTACTTGATATTATGATGCCAGAAATGAATGGATGGGAACTTTGCAAGGAAATTAGACGAATTACCGATGTACCTATCATTATGGTAACTGCCCGTGAGCAAAAAGAGGATATTGTTAAGGGATTGAAACTAGGTGCAGATGATTATATCACTAAACCTTTTAATGAAGAAGAACTAGTTGCTAGAATGGAAGCATTGTTACGTAGAAGGGATAAAACAAATACTATTGAAATAGACGGGTTGCTATGGGATGAATCCCGATTTGAGCTTTCCTATAAGAATAAACCAATTAATTTAACTCCAAAGGAATTCTTGATGATTGGACATTTAATGAAAAACCCTAATCAGGTATTTGAACGGGAAAAATTAATTGATTTAATTTGGGAATTTGAGTCGGAAACAGGGGGTAGAACAGTTGACTCTCATGTTAGAAATATAAGAGATAAGATTCGACAGGCCGGATTTCCAATTGACGAGTACTTCGTAACGGTTTGGGGTGTGGGGTATAAATGGATCAAATCACCTTAA
- the copZ gene encoding copper chaperone CopZ has product MEQKTLDVQGMTCGHCKMSVEGALNELDGVSAAEVNLKSGKVDVTFDESKVNVETLKEAVEDQGYDVSA; this is encoded by the coding sequence ATGGAACAAAAAACGCTAGATGTTCAAGGCATGACATGCGGACATTGCAAAATGTCCGTTGAAGGTGCATTAAATGAATTAGATGGCGTATCAGCAGCTGAAGTTAACTTAAAATCTGGCAAAGTAGATGTTACTTTTGACGAATCAAAAGTAAATGTTGAGACACTAAAAGAAGCTGTTGAAGATCAAGGCTATGATGTTAGTGCCTAG
- a CDS encoding IS256 family transposase, whose protein sequence is MDKPKRDSKSVDLANRIIEEYQPESVEDMQNALRDIFGPMFETVLKGEMNHHLGYESNDKDEKATENRRNGYGKKSIKTSSGEVGIKVPRDRDGSFNPELIPKRKKDVSAIENKVISMYARGMSQRDISSTIEDIYGFSVSHEMVSDITDHVLSELEEWQSRPLSSCYAFVFVDCMYTTVRNQYETKKYAVYTILGYTIEGTKEILGLWLNETESKHKWMQIFDEIKARGVEDIFFISMDGVSGLEEGARSIFPNVTVQRCMVHLIRNSVKYVPSKDYKAFTKALRKVYGAPSLKACHSAFESFQQQWASYPGAIDVWTRNFHHVEQLYDYGSAIRKVMYTTNAVESIHSSFRKVTKKGAFPNENALLKVLYLRVTELEKKWEGGYIQSWPMVMNQLLLHENLKDRVLKYLE, encoded by the coding sequence TTGGATAAGCCAAAACGAGATTCCAAGTCTGTTGATCTAGCGAACCGAATAATTGAGGAATATCAACCGGAGTCTGTAGAAGATATGCAAAATGCCCTTAGAGATATCTTCGGACCGATGTTTGAAACGGTGCTTAAGGGTGAAATGAATCACCATTTAGGTTATGAATCGAATGATAAAGATGAAAAGGCTACGGAAAACAGACGTAATGGATACGGGAAGAAATCCATAAAAACCAGTTCAGGTGAAGTAGGTATTAAGGTACCACGTGATCGTGATGGGTCTTTTAATCCTGAACTGATACCCAAACGTAAAAAGGATGTCTCTGCGATTGAGAATAAAGTGATTTCCATGTATGCCCGCGGAATGTCGCAGCGAGACATTTCTTCAACGATTGAGGATATTTACGGTTTTTCTGTCTCTCATGAAATGGTTTCTGATATTACAGATCATGTTCTTTCTGAGTTGGAAGAATGGCAATCTAGACCGTTAAGTAGTTGTTATGCATTTGTATTTGTTGATTGCATGTATACAACTGTTCGTAATCAATATGAGACGAAGAAATATGCCGTCTACACGATCTTAGGATACACCATAGAGGGTACTAAAGAAATACTTGGATTATGGTTAAATGAAACGGAAAGCAAACATAAATGGATGCAGATATTTGATGAAATCAAAGCGAGAGGTGTTGAAGACATTTTCTTTATCTCCATGGATGGTGTGAGTGGCTTAGAGGAAGGTGCACGTTCTATTTTTCCTAATGTGACCGTCCAACGTTGTATGGTTCACTTGATTCGTAACTCCGTTAAATATGTACCAAGCAAAGATTATAAAGCATTCACCAAAGCCTTAAGAAAGGTATATGGTGCACCAAGCCTTAAGGCTTGTCATAGTGCATTTGAATCGTTCCAACAACAATGGGCTTCCTATCCAGGAGCGATTGATGTTTGGACAAGGAACTTTCATCATGTTGAGCAACTCTATGATTATGGAAGTGCTATCCGTAAAGTTATGTACACAACCAATGCGGTTGAGAGTATTCACTCCAGCTTCAGAAAGGTAACCAAAAAAGGAGCATTCCCCAACGAGAACGCCCTTTTAAAAGTCTTATATTTACGCGTGACCGAACTTGAGAAAAAATGGGAAGGTGGCTATATCCAAAGCTGGCCAATGGTTATGAACCAACTCCTCCTACATGAAAATCTTAAGGATAGGGTTTTAAAGTATCTTGAGTAA
- a CDS encoding cytochrome c biogenesis CcdA family protein — protein sequence MFDLFNQISGMLSRPIHELAYGFEHMPILFTFFLGVVGAVAPCQLTSNISAITIYGNKSLVDKVPWLHVLLFILGKIVVFSALGIIIWQLGQEVHSALSQIFPVLRKAIDPLLIIFGLFMIGLFQFNKSFGMIKIPDRLKDSYTGSFLLGVSFTLAFCPTMFVLFILTLMPVVMTTSYGVILPSIFGIGTSLPLLLVIFLIWYFGASGAILKKSRKIGAITQKIAGVLLLLIGIFDTLTYW from the coding sequence ATGTTTGATCTTTTTAATCAAATTAGCGGTATGTTAAGTAGACCAATTCATGAGCTGGCATATGGATTCGAACATATGCCGATACTATTCACTTTTTTCCTAGGTGTAGTTGGAGCAGTTGCCCCATGCCAGCTTACAAGTAATATTAGTGCAATTACTATTTATGGAAATAAATCACTAGTAGATAAGGTTCCCTGGTTACATGTACTCTTATTTATATTGGGGAAGATTGTCGTATTTTCTGCACTTGGGATCATTATTTGGCAATTGGGGCAGGAAGTTCACAGTGCTTTATCACAAATTTTTCCAGTCCTACGTAAAGCAATTGATCCTTTACTTATTATATTTGGGTTGTTTATGATTGGGTTGTTTCAATTCAATAAATCATTTGGAATGATTAAGATTCCAGACAGGTTAAAAGATAGCTATACTGGAAGTTTTTTATTGGGAGTTAGTTTTACATTAGCCTTTTGTCCAACGATGTTTGTTTTATTTATATTAACATTAATGCCGGTTGTTATGACAACATCCTATGGTGTCATCCTTCCTTCCATATTTGGAATTGGCACATCCCTTCCACTTTTGCTTGTTATCTTTTTAATTTGGTATTTTGGAGCAAGTGGTGCTATTTTAAAGAAAAGCAGAAAGATTGGTGCGATTACCCAAAAGATAGCTGGGGTATTACTCCTTCTTATTGGTATTTTTGATACATTAACCTATTGGTAG
- a CDS encoding multicopper oxidase family protein, with protein sequence MGVMVYEKKNIINKFNFFIAALVLSACTGNDETTPESNADKEHESNGNMNEEESDSMEEGMDHSTMNDDTMENGHMSHDEVVSLNDSTGENELKMPSMLESDNEEEVVYTVRAQKGETEIFDGTKTKTHGYNGSFLGPVLRFEKGDTVKIRTINELDEETTFHWHGLEVSGEEDGGPHSIIEPGEEKLIEFEVTQEASTLWFHPHPDGKTSEQVYNGLAGLIYIEDDNSKNLGLPDEYGKNDIPLIFQDKTFDDEKQLNYSAAMNEDGTIGDTSLINGTLNPKLTVNKEKVRLRLLNGSNAGNYTFKLNTGDSFMQVATDGGFLNEPVTLDEITLTPSERAEIVIDFSQLNTEDELALINEEDGSILLLFEVSDQSGKNSSIPEKMNDFSITEEEMNLPVTKEVELFGMMDQVMINGKKFDPDRIDFTQEQGVTEVWEIYNKPDMMGGMIHPFHIHGAQFKILSKNGEDPPENERGWKDTISVEPDETVRIAVQFKHKGVYMFHCHILEHEDNGMMGQVKVE encoded by the coding sequence ATGGGAGTTATGGTTTATGAAAAGAAAAATATTATTAATAAGTTTAACTTCTTTATTGCAGCACTTGTTTTATCGGCTTGTACAGGGAATGATGAAACAACACCTGAATCAAACGCAGATAAGGAACATGAGTCAAATGGAAACATGAATGAAGAAGAGTCTGATTCCATGGAAGAAGGAATGGATCATTCAACTATGAATGATGACACAATGGAGAACGGTCATATGAGTCATGATGAGGTGGTAAGTTTAAATGATTCAACGGGGGAAAATGAATTGAAAATGCCTTCCATGCTTGAAAGCGATAATGAAGAAGAAGTTGTATACACTGTTCGAGCACAAAAAGGAGAGACTGAAATATTTGATGGTACTAAAACGAAAACGCATGGATACAATGGGTCTTTTTTAGGGCCGGTGCTTCGATTTGAAAAAGGTGATACGGTGAAAATAAGAACGATAAATGAGCTAGATGAGGAAACCACTTTTCATTGGCACGGGCTGGAAGTTTCAGGAGAAGAAGATGGTGGCCCACATAGTATTATAGAACCTGGAGAAGAAAAGTTAATCGAATTTGAAGTGACACAAGAGGCATCAACACTATGGTTCCATCCTCATCCAGATGGAAAAACGTCTGAACAGGTATACAATGGACTTGCAGGATTGATTTATATCGAAGATGACAATTCAAAGAATCTCGGATTGCCAGATGAGTATGGAAAGAATGATATTCCCTTGATTTTCCAAGATAAAACATTTGATGATGAGAAACAATTGAATTACAGTGCTGCAATGAATGAGGATGGAACAATCGGTGATACGTCATTGATTAATGGGACGTTAAATCCAAAGTTGACTGTGAATAAAGAAAAGGTTCGTCTTCGTCTATTAAATGGGTCTAATGCGGGGAATTACACATTTAAATTGAATACAGGGGATTCCTTTATGCAAGTTGCAACAGACGGAGGTTTCTTGAATGAACCGGTGACACTAGATGAAATTACACTGACCCCATCTGAACGGGCGGAAATAGTTATTGATTTTTCACAGCTTAACACAGAAGATGAGTTGGCGTTAATAAATGAGGAGGATGGATCTATCCTTTTACTGTTTGAGGTTTCTGATCAAAGTGGAAAGAATAGCAGCATTCCTGAAAAGATGAATGATTTTTCAATTACAGAAGAAGAGATGAACTTGCCAGTTACAAAGGAAGTGGAACTCTTTGGGATGATGGACCAAGTAATGATCAATGGAAAGAAATTTGATCCAGATAGAATTGATTTCACACAAGAGCAAGGGGTCACTGAAGTGTGGGAAATTTACAATAAGCCGGATATGATGGGCGGGATGATTCATCCATTCCACATTCACGGAGCTCAATTTAAAATACTTTCCAAAAATGGAGAAGACCCACCAGAAAATGAACGGGGATGGAAAGATACTATTTCTGTAGAACCAGATGAGACAGTTAGAATAGCTGTTCAATTTAAGCATAAGGGTGTGTATATGTTCCATTGTCATATTCTTGAACATGAAGACAACGGTATGATGGGGCAGGTAAAGGTGGAATAA
- a CDS encoding cytochrome c biogenesis CcdA family protein, with amino-acid sequence MSEINIFLAFGAGFLSFISPCVLPLYPVFLSYITGMSVSDIKEENKKINKKALLHTIFFLLGFSSIFIMIGFTTTFISEFLLTYQDLIRQIGSVVIIFFGLVIVGVLKFDFLMKDRKISFKNRPGGFFGTFIIGMAFSLGWTPCTGPILAIVLSLAATNPDIGMVMMISYILGFSIPFLILSLFIGKLNWIKKHSIRLVKIGGYVMIFMGIALFFDWMTKLTAFLAGWFGFYGF; translated from the coding sequence ATGTCTGAGATTAACATCTTTCTTGCTTTTGGCGCAGGTTTTTTATCATTTATTTCACCATGTGTATTACCTCTTTACCCAGTATTTTTATCTTATATAACTGGCATGAGTGTAAGTGATATAAAGGAAGAAAATAAGAAAATAAATAAAAAAGCGCTTCTACATACGATTTTCTTCCTATTGGGTTTTTCAAGTATCTTTATTATGATTGGTTTTACTACAACATTTATATCTGAGTTCTTGTTAACATATCAGGATCTTATCAGGCAAATAGGATCCGTAGTAATTATTTTCTTTGGTCTCGTCATTGTAGGAGTACTTAAATTTGATTTCTTGATGAAGGACAGAAAGATTTCATTTAAGAATCGCCCGGGTGGGTTTTTTGGTACATTTATTATTGGGATGGCCTTTTCCTTAGGCTGGACACCTTGTACAGGACCGATACTCGCTATTGTATTATCCTTGGCTGCAACAAATCCGGATATTGGCATGGTTATGATGATAAGTTATATATTGGGATTTTCTATTCCATTTCTTATACTATCACTTTTTATTGGCAAATTAAATTGGATTAAAAAACATAGTATCCGTCTCGTGAAAATTGGTGGTTATGTAATGATATTTATGGGAATCGCGCTCTTTTTTGATTGGATGACTAAACTGACTGCCTTTTTGGCAGGGTGGTTTGGTTTTTATGGCTTTTAA